The genomic stretch GTTGGAATTATTCTATTTGGCTCAGGTGGACCGTCAAGGAACTTGCTTTTTAGAATAGCAAAAGGGGGACTCAACCTTTACCAGGGTCTTAGTGGGACACTATCAGATATACTATCTTACTCAAGACTTATGGCACTCGGGCTTGTGACAGCGGGACTGGCGATGACTGTTAATATATTAGTTGAGTTAGTAAGTAAAATGCCTGTTATTGGGATTGTTCTTGCTCCTATTGCATTTGTTTTTGGGCACTTGTTATCAATTGGAATAAATGTGCTCGGTGCATTTGTGCATAGTTTAAGGCTACAGTATGCAGAGTTTTTTACTAAGTTTTTTGACGGTGGTGGTAAAGCTTTCAAACCGTTTAGAAAAGAAGCAAAGTATATATTAGTAGAAAAGGGAGATTAAATGGAAATAGGGCTTGTTTATGCTATTGCAGGTGCAGCTTTAGCATGTTTTCTTGCAGGTACAGGCTCAGCAATAGGAATAGGGATAAGTGGGAGTGCAGGAGCTGGTGTATTGTCAGAGGACCCGGAAAAGTTTGGTAAGATATTTCTACTTGTATTCCTGCCGGGAACACAAGGTTTTTATGGCTTCATCAATGCACTATTTATTTTCTTAAAGTTAGGGCTACTTGGGGGAACACGAGTTATACCTACACCAATGCAAGGCCTACAACTGCTATGTGCTGCACTTCCTATTGGAATTGTAGGGTTGACTTCAGGAATTCATCAAGGAAAAGTATGTGCAGCTGGAATTGAGATGACTGCTAAACAGCCGGAGATGTCGGCAAGAGGTATAATATTTGGGGTTATGGTAGAAAGTTATGCAGTAATTGGGTTTATAGCATCGTTCCTATTGATACTTGGAATTGAGGTCGGATAGTAATGCGTTAATTTTGGGAACCACATCCCGCCTATCAATGACGGGCAGGATTCATCTGCGGTTAATCCAATGGAAAAAGTAGCTAAAAAGATTTTGGATGACGCCAAGAAAGAGTATGACAAAATAATTAAAGAAGCTAAAGATGAGGCTATTAAGCTTAAGAATAAGACTAAAGAAGAGCTTGATAGGTTAAACGCAGAGATAGAAAAACAAGTTAAGGAAGTGAGAGAAAAGGAAAAGAGGCGTCTTGTAGGGATGGCAAATTTGGCGTCAAGAAATGAATTACTGCATTTAAAAAGGGAGATTATAGATACCTTATTTAATGAGGCTCTCATTAGACTTAATGGTGGGAAAAAGGAGGAGTATCTTAAACTAATTAAGGTATTACTCGAACGCACTGGAGGCAAGGATGGAGAAATTATAGTTGGAGAGAGTGATGATAAGATAGACTCTAAATTTATAGAGAATGTGAACAATAAGTTAGGAGCTAAATTTATACTCGCCAATGAAAAGAGACATTTCAATGGTGGCTTCATATTACACCAGGGTAAGGTTGAGATTGATGCCTCATTTGAAGCCATCCTAAATACAAAACGCGCAAATATTGAATTAGAATTAGCTAAACTGCTGTTTCAATAGTAGAAAAGTGGTGCTCTTTGAATTTTGATTAAACCTGCAGGGTGTGAGGGAATCGGTAGTAGTAGAATTAAAAGATATAAAAAACAAAGTGGAAAATGAACCTGCCCCCCATTAGCGCATTGCCTTAATGGCTAAAAGTGCAGGTTTTCATTGTTTACTTAACTTCTTGGGAATTTAAAAATATAATTTAGATATAATGTTCTTTAAGAGAGGGAGAAAGATGAAAAAGTGTAAGATGATTTTAAGGGGACTAAAGAGGTTATTTTTGTTTCTCTTAATAATAAAAGGGAGCGCATTCTCGCAAGGTATAAATTGGCATTGTGCTACATATAGCGCAGCATGGCATCCAAGAGATATACATGCATCAATTGCTTTTGATAACAGAATGTGGGTAATGGGAGGATTTTATTCCGAAAACAATCAAGGGCACGCACTTAATGATGTATGGTACTCTATTGACGGAGTTACCTGGGTCCAAGCTACGGATAGTGCTGCCTGGCCCGCTATGAATGGTCCACCAGTTGTATTTGATAATAAGATGTGGGTTATCTTGGGACCTATGGTATATTATTCCACTGATGGAACTAATTGGAACTTAGCCACTGTTGCTCCTTATCTCCCAAGAGTTGCGCACTCAACCGTGGTGTTCGACGGCAAGATATGGGTGACGGGAGGTGTGTGGCCTTCCATTCCTATTTACTTTAGTGACGTATGGAATTCTACTGATGGGATAAATTGGGTATGTGTTGTAGATAGTGCAGCATGGGGACCCAGATGTGGTCATATATCGGTGGCATTTGATAACAAAATGTGGGTGCTTGGTGGGGGAGACGCTACTTCGGTGTACCTCAACGATGTATGGTATTCAGAGATTGAAGGTATTGCTGAGAGAGAAATTATCTCAATGGGTGCATATTTAGTTATTCTACCAACAATAGCTAAGGAATATGTAAAAATAAAATACAAAAGTAGCGATAGAGGAGATATAAAAATATACAATATGGCAGGTTGTATTGTAAAAAACCTTAGCATTTGCAAAGGAAGGAATGAAATAAATTGGGATTTAAGAGATAATCATGGTAAAAAATTGTGTTGTGGTATTTATTTCATTTACCTTGAAACTAAGAATATGAAAAAAAGTGCCAAACTAGTAGTTATGTAACACTATGTAATTTATGAGAAGCGCTAAGTACCAAGCTCTATCCACTTAATTTTTAATGATAGAAACCGCTCTCTATTTTATTCTGAGTGTAATCGTTGGCTTCATTATGTGAGACTTACAGTCCTTCTACTATTCATTTCCTTGTCAGGATGCAGGGACAATAAAAAGTCTGAAACTATTGACTTTCGTGAAGAGATGGTAAAATTTGTCTCATTAATTGCAAACTATGCACATGACTCGCTTGGTAAACCTGATTTTGGAATATTTCCACAGAATGGTGAACAGCTAGTAGAGAGGAGCGGCTACATTGATGTTGTGAATGGCATTGGACGGGAGGATGTATTTTACGGCTACAATGGAGATGATGTAGCAACACCAGAAAATGTGACAAATGAGATTGAGACAAAGCTTGATATATTCAAGAGTAACGGAAAACTTGTCCTCACAATAGACTATGCTACAACTCAGTCCAATATTGACGATGCCTATAACAAGTCGTTACATAAGGGATATATCCCTTATGTAACGGTGAGGACACTTGACCAAATTGTTAATAACGGACATAATCCTGATGCAAGTAGTTCAAACGATGTCAAAAGTTGGACCGATATCAAACATTTTCTCTATCATCTACAGTATACGGGTTATGTGAGTTCAGATTCACTGACATCAACGATGGCAAAAACATACTATGACCTCATTATAATGGACTACTCGTTTGATGGTAGTGATGAGAATAAATTTACGAATAACCAGATTTCTACACTCAAGACAAAAACTGATACAAAGAATAGAAAAGTCATTGCATATATGTCAATAGGAGAAGCAGAGGATTACAGGTGTTACTGGCAGAGTGACTGGTGTCCTGGTAACCCTGATTTTATAGTCGAAGAAAAACCAAGTTGGGAAGGTGACTATAAGGTTAAGTACTGGAAAAGGGAGTGGCAGGTAATAATTCTTGGTTACTTAAAGAAGATTATTGATGCCAGCTTTGATGGTGTCTATCTTGACATCATAGACGCATACGAGTATTTTGAGAGCCACATTTAATAATCCTATTCTTAAAGAGATAGCGTAACGATAGTTTTAATTATTTTTTGCACCTTGATTTATCCATTTTTTTTATAATATTAAGTTTTACGGTATCAGTAAGTTCTCCTCCCATGTGATACATAGTGCCGTCAATTTTTAAGATTAATAGACTTGAGTCAGCTTCACCTGGTTTCACTACCTGTCCACTTACTCCACCTTGCATTAGAGCTTCGTAAGATGAGAGGTCAAGTCCACCTTGTGCATTTGTTTGGCTGTGGCAAGAGATACAGTATGTGTTAAAAATAGGCTGTACATCATTTTTGTAAGAAATAAGAGTGTCTGACTCAGGCTCTACTGGTGGTAATGCATTCTCTTTTTTACAGCTGTAAAAAATACCTATTAAACACAGAAGGGTTGAAATAATAAACAGTAACTTCTTTAGTACCATAATGAAAGCATTATTACCCACAGATTGTTCCTAATCTCCGGGTTCTCTTTGTTAATATAATATATTATCCTAAGTCTTGTATTAGGCAAGAAATCATATTTTATCCCCAAGGCAACCCTCGACAGTGAATTCTGAGCTATATCTCTATTTTGGTCAAGTAATTCATACTGAATATATGGTATAAGTAACGGTATTGGATACCATTCAAGCAAGGTTGAATATCCTATAACTCTATTTTTTCTTATTTCTCCAATAATACATTTAGATAAAAATGAAAAATGATTTAATGGGACTCGTGTGTATCCCTCTATAAAGGTCTTATTAATTTCAGTAGCTGGATTCCTGAGATATGCAATACCAAAATCGCTTCCCCATAACCTTGCTGATAACGTGGTAGTAAATAACTTCTCTCGTTTAGTATCAATATGATATAACCCTGTCCTAGCTGAGTTAAATATGCCGGTGCTTAAGTCAAAGATTAAAGGAGATATACTTAATCCGACCCCTACATTTTCTCTATAGATACCGAGCCCAATGTTATCCTCTAAAAGAGATGTATGGTCTTCCAACACTAAGCCGAATGGAACCTTAAATTTTCCTATCTTTAAAGTACCTTTGAGAGGAAGTAGAAAGAACTCAGCGTAAAGGCGCCTTTGCTCGCCGAGATTATTTGAATAAGTAACTGTTGTATGGTTAGAAATATATGCGGTAACATCCAGTCTACCTATGTGTAAAATGAAACTATGCGGTCTTATTTGGTCCTCTGGGTAGTAATATAGAATACTGAATTCGCCACCAATTTTAAGCCTTTGGGTAGCATTTGCAACCCTATAAGAGCTAAAAAAGAGAATTACACTTAAGATGCTTAACTTTTTTACATTGCACATTTATGCATCCCTCCTTTTAGAAGACTTATACCAAAAAAAGTAAACATCATGAAAATGAACCCTAAGATTAGACAGCTTGCAGACTTCTTGTAGTCAACCTTTGGTAAACTTCTGATGTATAGATAAAATATGTATACGATTAAGGTTACAAGAGTCCATACTTCCTTTGGGTCCCATGCCCAACAGCGTCCCCATGCATATGATGCCCAGACAGAGCCACTCATAATACCGGCTGAAAAGATAAATACACCTAATCCTACAAGAGAGTGAAGGAGAGAGTTTAGATTATCTAAGTTGTAAGATTTACTAATGAGTTGGATTATTCCACCAACAAAAGCTATAGTGAATGCAGCATACCCAAGAAAACTCAAAACTACATGGACCCCAAACCAATGTGATTGCAAGACTGGCGGAATGTAGCTGTAATGCTGATAAGGCAAAGAAAGTATGTAACATAGAAAGAGTAATACTAAAGTAAGAGTAGCCGAAAAATATGTTTTAGCCTGTAAATTATCTCAATAACTAAAAGGAATACCATTATTGACCATGTAAAAAAACGGTTGCCTCAAACTTGGTTGCAAATGGTAGATGTTGACTATAGTAGCCTCTCAAAGCCAAATAAGATGTATGAGTAAGAAAGCCAATACAAGCCAATGAAAATGTGGTCTTCCATAATATCTTTTTAGGTCTAAATGAGTTTATAAAATAAAAAATATCAGCCATAAGATATAGTAAGAATGTAACTCTTAATAAATTAAC from bacterium encodes the following:
- a CDS encoding V-type ATP synthase subunit K; protein product: MEIGLVYAIAGAALACFLAGTGSAIGIGISGSAGAGVLSEDPEKFGKIFLLVFLPGTQGFYGFINALFIFLKLGLLGGTRVIPTPMQGLQLLCAALPIGIVGLTSGIHQGKVCAAGIEMTAKQPEMSARGIIFGVMVESYAVIGFIASFLLILGIEVG
- a CDS encoding V-type ATP synthase subunit E; its protein translation is MEKVAKKILDDAKKEYDKIIKEAKDEAIKLKNKTKEELDRLNAEIEKQVKEVREKEKRRLVGMANLASRNELLHLKREIIDTLFNEALIRLNGGKKEEYLKLIKVLLERTGGKDGEIIVGESDDKIDSKFIENVNNKLGAKFILANEKRHFNGGFILHQGKVEIDASFEAILNTKRANIELELAKLLFQ
- a CDS encoding endo alpha-1,4 polygalactosaminidase; protein product: MVKFVSLIANYAHDSLGKPDFGIFPQNGEQLVERSGYIDVVNGIGREDVFYGYNGDDVATPENVTNEIETKLDIFKSNGKLVLTIDYATTQSNIDDAYNKSLHKGYIPYVTVRTLDQIVNNGHNPDASSSNDVKSWTDIKHFLYHLQYTGYVSSDSLTSTMAKTYYDLIIMDYSFDGSDENKFTNNQISTLKTKTDTKNRKVIAYMSIGEAEDYRCYWQSDWCPGNPDFIVEEKPSWEGDYKVKYWKREWQVIILGYLKKIIDASFDGVYLDIIDAYEYFESHI